Below is a genomic region from Granulicella sp. L56.
CTTTAAGTAAGTGGATACAGATGTTTTCAGATGAATCGATAGAATGGAAGAGATGACTCCGACTGCTGAGCTGGTGCAGATTGATTTGTCGCCGAGGAAGCCGGCGCCCAAGCCCGCGTGGCTGAAGGCCAAGGCCCCGATGGGCGAGACCTTCCATGCGTTGAAGAAGATGGCGCGCGAGCTGAACCTGAATACGGTCTGCGAGAGTGCGCACTGCCCGAACATCGGCGAGTGCTGGAACCAGAAGGCTGCGACCTTCATGATGCTGGGCAATCTGTGCACGCGGCGTTGCGGTTTTTGTGCCGTGCCCAAGGGCAGGCCGGAGCCGATCGACCTTGACGAGCCGCGGCGGGTGGCCTATGCGGTGGCGCAGTTGGGCCTTGCCCATGCCGTGATTACCAGCGTGAACCGCGATGACGACAATATCGGCGCGGCGCAGGCGTTTGTGAAGGTGATCGAAGAGATCCGGTTGCAGGCTCCGGGATGCAGGGTCGAGGTGCTGACCCCGGACTTTCAGGGCGTCGAAGAGGCTCTGCGGCTGGTCGTCGCGGCCGGGCCGGAGATTCTGAACCACAATATCGAGACGGTTCCTCGTCTGTATCGCGTGGCCAAGAGCGGCGGACGGTATGAACGGTCGCTGGGCTTTCTGGAGAAGGCCAAAGCGATTGCTGCGGAGACGGGCGAGTCGATTGTGACCAAGACCGGCATCATCGTCGGGATGGGCGAAGAGATGCACGAGCTGCTGGCGGTCTTCCGCGACCTGGCTGACCGCAAGGTGGATATCTTGACGATCGGGCAGTATCTGCGGCCATCACGCGATCACCTGGTGATGACGCGGTACTACACGCCGGAGGAGTTTGCGTTTCTGAAGCATGAGGCGCTGGGGATGGGCTTCCGGCATGTGGAGAGCGGGCCGCTGGTGCGCTCGAGCTATCACGCGCATGAGCAGGCGCAGAGCACCGGCCTGGCCTGAGAGGCTGGTTTCGGCTACGTGTGCCGCAAAGAATTTCCGGTTGCGCGTTTCCTCCTGGGACGAGTTCATTAGGTTGAGGCAGACTGCATCGATGGATGGCAACTACAAGGTTCCTATGGCGTCTTTCTTCACGACGGCTCGGAAGTATTGCAGGCAGGATGGGGGCAGACGCGTCGTACTGCGCAATCTCTTTATCCTGTTCTTCGCAATGAGCATGGCGTCGATTGCGGCTGCGCAGACGGGGACGCCATGGCCAGAAGCCGACAGGCTCTTCCACGCCGATCCTCGGTGGTTAGGGGCCGATGGTGCCTTTTCCATCGATCTCGGCAATGGCCGGGTGCTCTGGACGTTCGGTGATACCTTTGTCGCTCGCAAGCCGGGAGACGATCGAAGTCAGGCAGCATTTGTCCGCAACACGGTTGCGATTCAATCCGGCTACGATCCCTCTCATGCAACGATCAAGTTCTATTGGCGGACCAGAGGAGAGAGTTTTTCTGAGATCTTTCCGTCTGAGGGCCAGTCGTGGATGTGGCCGGGCTCCGGCATCCGGATTGGAGATAAGCTGCTCTTGTTCAGCTCGCGCATGGCCCCCGACAATACGAAAGGTTCGCTTGGATTTAAGTCTGCGGGCTGGAATGCTTACTGGGTGACCAATCCGGACGCCGAGCCAAACATCTGGAATTTGAAGATGGCTACGGAGATCAGCGACACGGTGATCATGGGGTCGGCGGTGGTACGCGATGGCGGGTTCATTTATCTCTTTGGCGAGAGCGAGCCAGAACACGATCTCTACCTGGCGCGTTTGCGTGTGGCGACTCTTGCGAGAGGCAGGTTCGGCCCCATTCAATGGTGGTCGGGCAAAGACTGGCAGACGTCTGCCTCCGGCCGTCATCCGGTCCTGCTCGCGACCGCGACAGAGGCGAGTGTGCAGCGCAATCCCGTGGGGAGCGGCTTTATTGAAATCTATAACAGAGGGTTTGGTGCTACCGATATCGTGATGCGGCGGGCGCAGAAGCTGGAAGGGCCTTGGAGCTCTCCGCAGGCGATCTATCGGCCGCCTGAATCCAATGCGCCCGGCGCCTTTGTTTATGCGGGAAAATCTCATGCGGAGTTGAAGGGCGCGGATTTGATCGTCACTTATGCGGCCAATGGACCGGACGAGAAGGTGCTTAAGGACATGAGTCTTTATTTCCCCCGGTTTGTGAAGATCGAACTCCACAATCAGAAGCAGTAATACGGGACGCTTCCGATGGGCAGACCAAAATGGATCTGTAGGGCGGCTTAATCCTTTGAATGGGAGCTCTTGCGATTTATTTGCCTTGATCTGAAACGCCTCGCCGTCGTATAACTTTCGCACGCATTCAATCTGGATTTTGAGCTTTGACCTACCTTTGCTAGTGAAAGATTGGCGTGCAAGAGGCCCGATGACACACGATGCAAGACCGTCTCCCTGGGCCTGCCGCTATCGCTTTGCGACTGCTGTCCTGATTCTTCTTTCTGCCGTACCACTCTGCTTTGCCAAGCAGGACAGCGTTCCGGACTGGGTGCGCGATGCTGCCGCACAAAAGCTGCCGGACTACCCTGCGGAGACCAACGCCGTCGTCCTTCTCGACGACACCACCTACAGCGTCGGAGCCAATGGCCAGGCCACGGAGCATTACCGGCGCGTGGTGAAGATCTTGCGTCCTCAGGGGCGGGACGAGGGTACGGTTGCCGTTCCGTTCGATAAGGACACGAAGATCCTTTCGCTCCACGTCTGGAGCATTGGATCGGATGGCCACCAATATGCCATGAAGGACAACGAGTTCGTCCAATATGGCTATCCGGGGCAGGGGAATTTTTTTGAGGACGATAAGGTCGAAGTCGCCAACGCTCCGGGCCGC
It encodes:
- a CDS encoding DUF4185 domain-containing protein, with amino-acid sequence MRQTASMDGNYKVPMASFFTTARKYCRQDGGRRVVLRNLFILFFAMSMASIAAAQTGTPWPEADRLFHADPRWLGADGAFSIDLGNGRVLWTFGDTFVARKPGDDRSQAAFVRNTVAIQSGYDPSHATIKFYWRTRGESFSEIFPSEGQSWMWPGSGIRIGDKLLLFSSRMAPDNTKGSLGFKSAGWNAYWVTNPDAEPNIWNLKMATEISDTVIMGSAVVRDGGFIYLFGESEPEHDLYLARLRVATLARGRFGPIQWWSGKDWQTSASGRHPVLLATATEASVQRNPVGSGFIEIYNRGFGATDIVMRRAQKLEGPWSSPQAIYRPPESNAPGAFVYAGKSHAELKGADLIVTYAANGPDEKVLKDMSLYFPRFVKIELHNQKQ
- the lipA gene encoding lipoyl synthase; the encoded protein is MTPTAELVQIDLSPRKPAPKPAWLKAKAPMGETFHALKKMARELNLNTVCESAHCPNIGECWNQKAATFMMLGNLCTRRCGFCAVPKGRPEPIDLDEPRRVAYAVAQLGLAHAVITSVNRDDDNIGAAQAFVKVIEEIRLQAPGCRVEVLTPDFQGVEEALRLVVAAGPEILNHNIETVPRLYRVAKSGGRYERSLGFLEKAKAIAAETGESIVTKTGIIVGMGEEMHELLAVFRDLADRKVDILTIGQYLRPSRDHLVMTRYYTPEEFAFLKHEALGMGFRHVESGPLVRSSYHAHEQAQSTGLA